The proteins below are encoded in one region of Hordeum vulgare subsp. vulgare chromosome 3H, MorexV3_pseudomolecules_assembly, whole genome shotgun sequence:
- the LOC123439189 gene encoding zinc finger protein STAMENLESS 1-like codes for MMQEGSPLDLNNLPEEYGKQAVESSTTTAASSGATATATATDATRIKKKSTGRKDEAGKVYECRFCSLKFGKSQALGGHMNRHRQERETETLNRARQLVFGNDTLSSVDVHAQMSFRDAGMGGSAPSVMLGGGGFRGGVNGSGGGVVGDPSHHPFRPVHPRVSPQTPPSYHYLYSTTPSALHPMSYPATYAAPPRQQPPSVGDYVIGHAISPGDAMMQQQQQRRAAGFTSCFGAPVAARQTAPGNVQPDHNYNFGCGGHTRNVNASS; via the exons AT GATGCAAGAAGGGAGCCCTTTGGACTTGAACAACCTGCCGGAGGAGTACGGCAAGCAAGCCGTGGAGAGTTCAACGACCACCGCCGCATCCAGcggcgccaccgccaccgccaccgccaccgacgCAACTA GGATAAAGAAGAAGAGCACCGGCCGCAAGGATGAGGCCGGCAAGGTGTACGAGTGCAGGTTCTGCTCCCTCAAGTTCGGCAAGTCTCAAGCCCTAGGCGGCCACATGAACCGCCATCGCCAAG AGAGGGAGACCGAGACCCTCAACCGCGCCCGGCAGCTCGTCTTCGGCAACGACACCCTCTCCTCCGTCGACGTACACGCACAGATGAG TTTCAGGGATGCGGGTATGGGAGGCAGTGCTCCATCCGTcatgcttggaggaggaggattcAGGGGAGGCGTCAACGGTAGCGGCGGCGGGGTCGTCGGAGACCCAAGCCACCACCCATTCCGGCCGGTGCACCCGCGGGTGTCGCCGCAGACGCCGCCGTCGTACCACTACCTCTACAGCACGACGCCGTCCGCGTTGCACCCCATGAGCTACCCGGCGACGTACGCTGCGCCTCCCCGCCAGCAGCCCCCCTCCGTTGGCGACTACGTCATCGGCCACGCCATCTCCCCCGGCGACGCAAtgatgcagcagcagcagcagcgccgcGCTGCCGGCTTCACCTCCTGCTTCGGTGCTCCAGTCGCCGCGCGGCAGACGGCGCCGGGGAACGTACAGCCAGACCACAACTACAACTTCGGGTGCGGCGGCCACACCAGAAATGTCAATGCCTCCTCCTGA